The Raphanus sativus cultivar WK10039 chromosome 6, ASM80110v3, whole genome shotgun sequence sequence GGTCCAGAGCCATCCTCGAAGACCCTCTGCCCCAATCCGGAACCAAGAAGCTGAATGTGTCTCTGCTAGCCAACGATGGCggctccaccaccaccactcgGAAAGCCACTTACCGGAGATTCCTCCGGCCGATTCCGCCGGAAAATCTGTTCACGGCGGCGGTGGAGTTTGAGGAAGGGTGTGTGGTGGAGGCGTCTAAGAGAGGCGGGTGGTGGACCGGTTTGGTTTTCAAGAAGATAAACCATGAGGATGTAGTTTGGGTTTACTTCAATTCGCCACCGGATCTGCTCCAGTTTAAGACAGGACAGCTCAGACAACACTTTGACTGGGTCAAACAAGAATGGATCAGACCAAAAAACAAGGTTCGAcctttttttgtcttttttttttgtgtacaGAAGGTTTGGTTTCTCATTATCTCTGTTTTTTTGGGTGTTATTGAAGGTTTTTCTGAGTAATAAGCAGTCAACATTTAGATGTGGGACCATGGTGGAAGTGAGACtcaacgatgatgatgatgtgtgGGTACCATCTGTGATCGTTAAGGAGATGGTGAGTAGAAAGAGTTTCATTGTCAAGCCTTTGAAATACCTGAGCTGggatgatgatggtgaagaatcaaaaccaaacaGAACCGTTGGTTTAAGCAGCATAAGGCTCACACCGCCGCCGCTGACTGTTTCTGCTAAACGGTATGGATTGATGGAGTCTGTTGAAGTGTTTATTGATCCTGGGTGGCGTCAAGGGAGGGTGAAGGGTGTTCTCTGTGACAATAGTTACACTGTGTGTTTGAAGGGAGGAAATGAGTCTTTGTTGTTCAAACACGATGATATAAGGCCTTCACAGGATTCAGTCCTGGTTAGTTTCTCCTTGGTTGGTTGCAGTCAACGTTGTGTATTTATGGTATGATTCTTGTTGGATTTGTAATTGATTGTTATGTAAATGTTGTTTCTGTTTTAAGCGAAACACTAGTCAAGTAACTGCTGCCGATACTCCTCAAACGTCTCTGAGCGCTGAGGAAAATGGAGAGATGGAGGTAGAGTTGGTTTTGTTGTCATTTAACATTGTTTGATCGTTCAGATAACTCTTCTTTGTGTTTGACACTTGTATGTATGCAACAGGTGTCTGAGGAACACAGCAGGGGAGATGACAATCGTAAGAGGAAACGAGGAGAAGTAGAGCACAATCCAGACCTCAGCGAGACTACTGGTATGCTTTAACTCTTATTAGTTTGTAGCTTAACCAAAGAGTTGGGTAAAGAGGCTCGCACTGGAGTACCATTATAGTAGAGCAGATGTGATGAATGTTCTTTGCTTCTTGTTCACTTTATCTGCAAATGTAATATGAATGttcttggtttgtttttttcagcAACTGCTTCTGTTTCATCTCTTACCTCTTCCCCGGCCAGTACTGCCACAGCATTGAATCAAACAGAGACTGGAACTGAAGAGATCACTGTTCAGCCGGTGAGTAACACAAGAGATGTTAAGCTAAATCTATCTTTGCTTCAGCATTGTCACTCTTTTACTTTTCTTAGTAGTTTGTTATATTGGTGGCTTACTATTATCATCTCCTTTGGGATGCAGGAGAGCAGCGAAGAATGTAACATCCGAAAGAGGACAAGAGAACATAACCTTGGTTCTTCTACTCCTGTTGTTCAACCAAAAGACACAACCCTGGTTTTGCCTTTTGTGAAGAAGTCACCgttttggaagatacttgagaCATCAGAAGTCTTCCAGAGAGCACCACAGAGTCCTCATTTTAGTCCATTGGTTAAGGAAAGTAAAGAACAGTTCCGTGAAGGGCTTGCCTTTGGAATGATGCTCACTTATTCCAGTTTATTGGAGAGCTTTAAAGATCTGGAGCCTCACGTTCCCATCAGCGAGCTAAACAGTCTTAAGGCTTCCTTGGCCGAGCTAGAGAAACACGGCTTCAGTGTTTCAGCGCCTTTGGCACGGATCAACAAGTTGCTGTCTCTCAAAGAGACACAGCTAAAGAAAATGGAGGAGCGAAACAGTTTCAACAGAGAGATAATGGCTCTGGAAGAAGGTGTTGGTGAGATGGAACACAAGATTCTCGAGTTGGAGAGGCAACAAGTGGCTCTGAAAGAGCAGAGGGATGCGGCCTACCAAAATGTGTGTCAGATTCAGTCGTTCGCGAGAGACAATGGCATAGAGCTTGACAATCTAGAGTCTGAGTTTAAAGCTACTTCGTCTGCTCCCTGGTAAGCTTGTTAAAAGCAAAACTCTGATGAGGCCTCTCTGATTTGAGTTTTGCTTTTTATTGTTAAATGATTGGTTTGTGGAACTCGTGAGAGATGAGTGACACATGGTTGATTAATGATTATTGGTTAGTCGTTTCGTACAAGCTATTAAAAGAGCCAAGTACTTAGCCATCTTCTTTGTAGCTGAGCTTAGTAATTTACTTTAACCATCTCTCTTGACTTCAGTATTTCTTTCTGTGGATCTCAGGGGCGAAACCTAAGTAAAGAAGGAACAAAAGGGCAAGGAAGTAGTTCAGGATCAGAGTCCAATGTCTTTTGAGTTTTCTTTTGTAAGTAAAAAAGGCTGTTTTGCCAGAGAGATAAGTGAACCTAAATGGTCTTATTACAGCAGGATCATAGCTAACTATTTATTTGACTAAAAGCTTTTGTTATTTAATCTGATCTTGACATAGTTAAATTTAGTATCGTTGATGACTCACAGCACTAGCTTGCACAAGGCACAATTGTCTGGAAATCACAAATCATGGTTAGTTTTTAATCTAATTGTAACAACTTAACTCATTCATTTGCAAACAATCAAACATTAAGCCGGAAGAACAGCAAAGAGGTCTCTCAAGACCAAACATTTTACACAATCCACCATTAACCATGAATGGTTTGACCATTGATCCATTCGCAAGAGTTTTGTCAATTGATTGCATTTGGAATGATTATCAAAAATCTTATTCTCTAAATCAGACACTGTAAGTACCAAAATAAGGGAAATATTGTGAAAATAAGGAAATACAAACCAAATTATAGTAAGAATTTCATGAATTTAATGCATATTGATCAACATTTTCATAAAAATGTTTACCGCATAAAGTAAGAAATCTAATTATTCATAAGATGGAAAATCTAATGTtataacatattaatatttttaagtgcaatttttagaagaaaaacattaatcatttaaatatgGAAAAGATGGAGTAATTCTGAGAACACACCAGCGCAACATAACTATATACAAAAATCACCTAGAACAAACCCATAACTATATCGATTCCCATAAATAAGTTAAAAATCTCCAAAGTGACACATTTTTGGATTAGCTGGTTTCAAATGGTTCATACTAGACTTACGATATTAATCAACATCATTCAATAAACCTacttaaaataaatgaaaacttcAGACCATAATTTTCTAATAAATGATTTCAATGAAACTACACTATGAGAAAACTTCAGACCATAATTTTCAGACCataattttctaataaaaaatattcacgtttccagtttaattttatgatttttagtttgccatataaaattaaaagaaaaaccgaGTCCATTAAAGATTACACTATGAAATACAATGAtcatatgaaaatttaaatcccgccaaaaaatgaaaaaattccCATTAGCTAATCTTAGCCTAGGCCGAACAATCATAGACCCATTAGctaatttgtgtttttttgcatgatttaatttaaatcgcgccaaaaaaattgaaaaaaaacaaagatcatatttattttcttatcacTCTCTCTGTTTACTTACACTCAGTTTTTAGGGCTCGTACAAGGATAGAAAGTTTCGGTTTTTACCTTCCGACAACGACAATGAAGAGAGGCGATGAGATTGAAGTCTACTCCGACGAAGAAGGGCTCAAAGGGTCGTGGTTCAGAGCCATCCTCGAAGACCCTCTGCCTAAATACGGAACCAAGAAGCTGAATGTGTCTCTGCTAGCCAACGATGGTGGCTCCACCACCACTCCGAAAACCACTTACCGGAGATTCCTCCGGCCGATTACGCCGGAGAGTCTGTTCGCGGCGGCGGCGGAGTTCGAGGAAGGGTGTGTGGTGGAGGCGTCTCGTGGAGGTGGGTGGTGGACCGGTGTGGTTGTCAAGAAGATAAACCATGAGGATGATGTAGTTTGGGTTTACTTCGATTCCCCACCGGTTCTGTTTCAGTTTCAGACAGGACAAGTGAGACAACACTTTGACTGGGTCAAACAAGAATGGGTCAAACCAAAAAACAAGGTTCGagcttattttgttttttttgtttctttacatGTAGTTTTCTCAACATTCTTTGGTTTGGTTGTTTCTTGGAAGGTACTGAGTAATAAGAAGTCTAGGTTTAGTTGTGGGACCATGGTGGAAGTGAGAGTCAAGGGTACTGATGTGTGGGTACCATCAGTGATTGTCAAGGAGATGGGAAACAGGAAGAGTTTCGTTGTCAAGTCTTTGAAAAACCTGAGCTGGAGTGATGATGGTGGTGAAGCACCGAAACCAAACATAACCGTTGATTCAAGCAGCATAAGACTCACACCGCCAACTGTTTCTGTTGAACGCTTTGGGTTGATGGAGTCTGTTGAAGTGTTTATTGACCCGGGATGGCGTTCAGGGACAGTGACGAGTATCCTCTGTGAGAATAGGTACACTGTGTGTTTGAAGGGAGAAAATGGCTCTCTGGTGTTCAAACACGATGCACTAAGGCCTTCGGAGGAGACAATAGCTAAACTCGTCTTGGTTAGTTTCTCTCTGGTTTGAGTCAGCTTTTGAttcttgttttgatttataattaGAGTGTTATGTTTTCTTTCCCTTTTCAGCAAAACACTAGTGAAGTAAatggagagaaagagaaagaggtaaagttggttttgttattatttaacaTTAGTCTTCTTCATGAGCTCTCTCCTTTGGGGTTTGACACTTGTATGTATGCACCAGGTGCCTGATGAACACAGCAGGGAAGATGACAGTCGTAAGAGGAAAAGAGGAGAAGTAGAACACAATCCAGACTTAAGTGAGACTGAGACTGCTACTGGTATGTCTTTAACCCTCTCATTAGTGTGTCATGGACTTTGTTTCTGCCATGTTCTTGAAACAGttccactttttttttctttttttgcagaAACTGAATCAGTTTCATCTCTAACAGAGTCTGGAACTGAAGAATTCACTGTCCAGCCGGTGAGTAATCTATATCTTTGCTTCATCAAGCATTCTCACGATTACTTATTTTATCTTCCTTTGGGGATGGCAGGAGAGCAACGAAGAAGTTAATAACGATGAAACGATGAGAATAGTCGTTTTGCCTTTTGCTAAGGAGTCGTCGCTTTGGCTGGAACTCGAAACAAAACTAGTCTTCCAGAGAGCACCACAACAAACTCCTCATTTCAGCCCATTGGTTGGGAAACCTGAAGTGTCCCGTGAAGGCCGTGCCCTTGGTATGATGCTCACCTTTTCCAAGTTGGTGGAAAGCTTCAACGATCTCGAACCCGACGTTCCCATGAGCCAACTAGACAGCTTCAGAGAGTCTTTCGCCGAGCTACGGAAACAGGGTTTCGATGTTTCAGCTCCTCTGGCACGGATCAACAAGCTATTGGGTATCAAAAGTAAACAGCTAAAGGAAATGGTGAAGCGAAATGGTCTAGAGGGAGAGATGATGGCTCTGAAACACAAGATTGTTGAGCTGGAGAGGCAGCAAGTGGCTCTGAGAGAGGAGAGTGAAACGGCCTACCGAAATTTATCTCAGATGGAGTCACGTGCAAGAGATCCTGGCGTAGTGCTTGACAATCTGGAGTCTGAGTTCAGAGCAACCTCATCTGCTCCCTGGTAAAAAGCAAAactctctctttgatttttAGTTAAATAGGCTTTGTATTATTGGTTGGTAGAACTCGTAAGAGATCTTTAAAAGATGGTTAATTATTGGTTAGTCGTTGATACTACTTGCTAATGCTATTACAATAGCCTAGTAATCACAATCTTCTTTATTTTCAGCTTAGTTATCTATAGTTTTATCCATCTtcaatatttcttttttttttttgtggatttCAGGGGAGAAGCCTGAGTAAAGAAGGAACAAGAGTTCAATCAAGAAGGAAGAGATCAGGATCAGAGTTCCAATGTCTTTTGcagctttttttcttttgagtcaGACAAGCTGTTGTGATAAGAGTATGTGAACCTAAATGGCCTTAGTGTCTAACAACAGGATCATCAGAAATGAAGCTAGCTAACTATTAAACTTTTAAAGCTTTTGGTATTTAATCTTATCTTGACATAGTTTATTAGTAtgattgacttttttttttgttttaaaaatgttcACCATGTTTTTTCTAAACGTGACTGGACAACGTCACAAGACTAACAACACTAGCTTGCACAAGTCACAATTGTCTGGAAATCACAAATCAtggttctttttttaatatcattGTAGCAACTTAACCCATTGATTTGCAAACAATCAAACATTAAGCCTAAGAAGAACAGCAAAGAGGTCTCTCAAGACCAAACATTTTTTTACATAATCCACCATTATTTAACATGAATTGATTTGACCATAAACACCATTAGCTGAAGTTTTGCCAATTGATTGCATTTGGAATGATAGTCAAAAATCTTGTTTCCTAATCTTGTATCtagaccaaaataaaataaatgattatgaaaaataaggaaataaaaaaaataaaaaaatgatataacAGTAAGAAGTTTCTGAACTTGAATGCAAATTGACCAACATTTTCCATAAAAAAAGTGGTGATTTATCTGGACTAAAATTACAACAGTCACATGGGGTGTAAAATGTTAATTTCAAAACATAAGTACTATTTAAGTAATAAAACAGATAAATAAAGGAGTAGATTTGCATAAAGACCCAACAATTACGGAGCGTTACCAATAATTAAAACCCGCGCCCATCGCACCAAAACGCTCTCAAGgttcaaaaacaaaagttgaatcctttttttctggtttttctTCGCGTCGTATCGtaagaaggaggagaagaaagatccatctctctctcttggaaTCTAGAGACTTTCAGATTCTTGAGTCACATCTTCGCTATCAGACACTGGTACATTCTTGATTCTTCGCTATTCATCAAACCTTACTACTTATTGCAGACACTCGAAACTCTGTTCATacccctttttttttgtaagattaGGGTTACTAGTTCTCTTCTTTCGTTattaaagtttcaaacttttagGAATCAATTTACTCAAAATGATACTTTCTTTCAGTTTACCTAAGAAATTAGataaaaagttttgatttttttgggaACTTTTAGCATTGGTTTTGGTATAATCCTCTTACGGaaagattgattttttttttagtttcctGATTAGGATATGGTATAGAATCATAGAATATAGTTATCTCGGTATAGTTGTTACTTGTTAGGATTAAAGAATCTAATCTGATACTCAAATGATTGTACTATATCTCTTAAGTTGTGTATATCCTGTTttttgcaccaaaaaaaaaagtgtatatCCTGTTTTAAGATAATCATTGAGTATGTTAGGATTAAAGAATCTAATCTTATACTCAAAtgatttgtatataaatctcCTACAAGTTGTGTATATACTCAAATGATATGATCAAAAAAGTTCAAGATCTTGTAGGCTATGATCTTGCTTGTTATTGACTTCGTTGTTGCTTTTATTCTCAGAGGGATCAAAAATGGGGAGAAACCTGGGTTCAGCATTTAGACAAGAGTTGGCTAATCTCGACAAAGATCCAGATACTTACAAGACTGCAATGAGCAACTTGAGAACCATTGTGAAAGACTTGGATTCAAAAGTGATACATGCGTTTCTCACTCAAGTCTCTGAAACAAAAGAGATCGGTTCTGACTCTGGCGGTGGCTACACGGTCTCTCTCTTTGAAGACCTCGCACGTGCTCACGGAGTCAAAATCTCTCCCCACGTGGAAACGATCATGCTGGTTATTGTAAGGACGTTGAGCTCTTGTGGAGGTTCCTTAAGTGTCCAACAGGCTTGCTCAAAAGCTGTAGCTGCTATTGCTAGATACGGGATCGATCCTGCAACGGCGGAAGATAAGAAAAGAAATGTGATCCATTCTCTCTGCAAACCGCTCTCTGACTCTCTTATAGACTCACACCATCAGCAGCATCTTGCTTTGGGGTCTGCTCTCTGCTTGAAGTCGCTTGTGGACTGCGATAGCTGGCGTTACGCTTCTAACGAGATGGTTAACAGCGTTTGTCAGAGCTTGGCTGTTGCTCTTGAAGCCACTTCGAGCGAAGCCGAGTCTCATCTGGCGCTTGTGATAGCTCTCGCTAAGCGCAATGCCTTTATTGTGGAGGCGTACGCGAGGCTTTTGGTGAAGTCTGGTCTTAGGATTCTGGAGTTGGGCGTTGTGGAGGGTGATGCTCAGAAACGGGTTTTGGCAGTGCAGATGCTTAACTTTTTGATGAAGTATCTGAATCCCAAGAGTATATCTTCTGAGGTGGAACTTGTGTTGCAAGAGATGGAGAAACACATGGAAGATGAGGTGTATTTCGTCAGAATGGCTGTTCATGATACCTTGGGAACAGCAGAGAGATTGATAAGAGAGGCAGATTCATCAGTGAAGTCTACTACACCGAGTCTGAGATCACGTAACAGGAGTTATGTAAACGATCAAGAAGATGACTATAACCAAGAAACCGGTTCAAGAAATCAGGTACAGACATAAAAAGACTATATCTCTTGTGTGTTTCTTCTTTATGTAAGTTTTATTGTGTTCTGCTACTTTGGTTTCAGATTCAGTTCTCTGGTGATGAAGATGATAACATGGAGTCAGTTTGTTTCCATCAGAGGAACAGAAGCTCTGAGTTTAACGAATCGGTTTGCTCTAGGACCAATCGCCCAAGAAGTTCAAGGCGAAACAGGAGGAAGAGACAGTCAGAACGTAGCAGGCACGGTTTCACGCAAGATTCATTTACTGTACTGCTGGAGAACAGAGAGCAGCTACGACAGTACAGCGAGagctcatcatcatcgtcaccGATACATGAGAGATCCGGTACCACTACTCCAACAGAAGACATCTGTGAGAAACTAAAGATAGATTTGGAGTCTGAGGCCaaagtgaagagagaagagattgTAACAGAGTCAACAAGACGGGACAGGAGCAAGAAAAGTGTGTTGAGATGGGGTTTGAGTTTCTTCTCAGTTGTACTTGCAGGGCTTGCTTCCTTCATGTGGGTGCATTTGCAAGATGATGTTATGATGCCTCATCTTGTTCCTACTTGAAGCATCAGGGGTGGAACATAGAAAGCTTAGAACTTACGTTTGTGAACAAGTTTACTAACCCATACCGGTTTGTGATTTCAATTACAGTTTCTTAAGAATTATGAACCGAACCGGTTTACATTTTTGGTTATATGTGATAATCAGACGGCCGGCCATTTTTAAAGTCAACGTTTTCTTATTAGATATACAAGTAAATCATTACTCTCTTGATCTGGTTAAGTCTCTGTGATCTATACATCTTCTCTCTAATGGATCTTTACCTTCTCCTTGTGATAGTTGCTACTGCCATCTTTACGCTTTTGTGTAgtagaatattttcttttgtttatggaAAGTTCAGAGtccaagaaaacaaaataattgctTATTCTCctccttcttcatcatctccaccATCTCCCCAGTCGTCTTTGCCTATACACGATGTCTTCCCGAGTTTCCACGGAGCAGATGTCCGTATATCCTTTCTCAGCCATCTTCTCAAGGAGTGTAGGAGCAAAGGAATCAACCTGTTCATTGATAACAAGATCATTAGAGGAGAGTTTATCGGCCATGAGCTCAAGAAGGCAATCAAAGGATCAAGAATTGCGATTGTGTTGCTCTCGAGAAGATACGCTTCTTCCTCTTGGTGTCTTGACGAGTTAGTGGAGATTATGAAGTGTAAAGAAGAGTCAGGTCAAACGGTGATTCCTGTTTTCTATAAAGTGGATCCAACTGATGTCAAGAAGCAGGCCGGTGAGTTTGGGAAAGTCTTCAAAAAAACTTGTAAAGGTAAAACAAACGAGGTTATTAGGAAATGGAGTCAAGCTTTGGCACAAGTGGCCACACTCGCTGGTTACCACTCTAAGAACTGGTTCGTCTTTATAATCTTTCCAAACACAAATTAAACTATAAATGAATGTTGACTTTGAACAATTTTAATTGACTttgatatattttgaatatgttgTATAAGGGATAATGAGGCAAAAATGATAGAAGATGTTGTCACTGAGGTTGCAAAGAAGTTGTTTAACTCCACTCCGTCAAGAGATTTCGACGAACTCATTGGGATGGAAGCTCATATGAACAAGATTTCGCCGGTTTTACGCACAGATTTGGATGAAGTGAGGATGATAGGGATTTGGGGTCCGGCTGGGATTGGCAAGACCACCATTGCTAGGTGTCTGTTCAATCAACTATCCCATACTTTTCAATACAGTGTCTTTCTGATGAATGTCAAAGCAATGTGTACTCCACCGGTTTGTTCAGACGACTACAATGTGAAGTTGCATTTGCAGCAAAAGCTTTTGTCTCAACTACTCAACCAGAAGGAAGATTTCGAGATCGCTCACTTGGGAGCTGCACAAGAAAGACTGAATGACAAGAAAGTTCTTGTTGTTCTTGATAACGTTGATCGGTTAGTACAACTAGAAGCCTTGGCCAAAGAAACTAGGTGGTTTGGTGATGGAAGTCGGATTATCATTACGACGCAAGACCGAAAGATTCTGAAGGCACATGGGATCACTGATATTTACAAGGTTGGTTTTCCATCAACTTGTGAGGCTATTCAAATGTTTTGTATGTATGCTTTTGGTCAAAAGTCCCCTGAAGATGGTTTTGAGAACCTTGTAAGGGAAGTTACAGATCTTGCCGGTAAACTCCCTTTGGGACTAAGGGTTATGGGATCTTATTTTCGTGGAATGCCAAAGGAGGAGTGGGAAGACGCACTACCAGAGCTAAGGATGTGCCTTGATGGAGAAATTGAGAACATTTTGATGTTCGGTTATAACGCACTATCTCATGTAAATAAAGATTTGTTTCTTCATATAGCCTGCTTTTTCAACCTTGAAAGGACAGAGAAAGTGGTAGAGCATCTTTCAAAGAGATTTTCTGATGTGAGGCGAAGGCTTAACGTTTTAGCGGACAAGTCTCTCATCTCTTTCGAAAGGGAATATGTGACTATGCATGATCTGCTAGCCCAGCTGGGTAGAGATATTGTCCTCAAACAGTCTACTGAGCCTGGACAACGCAAGTTTCTGTTCGATAAAGGAGATACTTGTGAACTACTGGCTGATGATGCAGCGGTAAGTTTTGCTATTAGTGTTTCATTGCAGTACTGCTTGTTACCAACTGAGTCTGTTTGATAAACTGCAATCATCTATACCTTATTTTTGGCTCTGTTTTCAGGGTAGTAGAAGTGTTATTGGCAGAATGTTCCGTGGAGATGAAATAAATGTTAGTGAGAGAGCCTTTGAAGGAATGTCTAATCTCCAGTTCTTAAGATTAAGAGCGGAACGTGATGCTGGAGGAGATGCATTTCATCTATTTGCTGCACCAAGATATTTATCTCATAAACTTAGATTACTAGATTGGAGATGCTTTCCGATGACATGTTTGAATTGTATTCCCAACCCAGAGTTCCTAGTGGAACTAATCATGGTTTTTAGCAGACTTCAGAAGTTGTGGGAAGGAACTACAGTAAGtaacataaaaattatcatATGTTTTGAACAAAGTTGTTATCATTAATATTTGATCAGATTTGTTCAGCTATGTAAATTGAAAAAACTAGACTAATAGCATGTAACAAATGTGTTCTTGTTGATTTTTGTCTGTCAGCTGCTTAGCAATCTCAAGTGGGTGGATTTGAGTGATTCAAAAAACTTGAAGGATGTTTCTAGTCTCTCAACTGCCACTAATCTAGAAGAGCTAAGTCTCAAAGGATGTTCAAGTTTGGTGGAGCTTCCATCTTCTATTGGAAATGGCATTCATCTCAAAAGATTGGATCTCACAGGGTGTTCAAGTTTGGTAGAGCTCCCTTCCTCTGTTAGTGCCACTAATCTCAAAGAGTTAGATCTCAAAGGATGTTCAAGTTTGGTGGAGCTCCCACTTTTTATTGGAAATGCCATAAGATACGTAGAGAAATTGGATTTTAGTGGTTGCTCGAGTTTAGTGGGAATCCCTTCCTCTATTGAAAACGCCACTAGTCTCAGGGAATTGAGTTTTAGTGGTTGCTCAAGTTTAGTGGGAGTCCCTTCCTCTATTGGAAATGCCATAAGAAACGTAGAGAAATTGAATTTTAATGATTGCTCAAGTTTAGTGGGAGTCCCTTCCTCTATTGGAAACGCCACTAATCtcaagatattaaattttagtggTTGCTTAAGTTTAGTGGGAGTCCCTTCCTCTATTGGAAACGCCACTAATCtcaagatattaaattttagtggTTGCTTAAGTTTAGTGGGAATCCCTTCCTCTATTGGAAACGCCACTAGTCTCAAGGAATTGGCTTTTAGAAGATGCTCAAGTTTAGTGAGAGTCC is a genomic window containing:
- the LOC108811408 gene encoding DUF724 domain-containing protein 2 isoform X2 — encoded protein: MKRGDEIEVYSDEEGLKGSWFRAILEDPLPKYGTKKLNVSLLANDGGSTTTPKTTYRRFLRPITPESLFAAAAEFEEGCVVEASRGGGWWTGVVVKKINHEDDVVWVYFDSPPVLFQFQTGQVRQHFDWVKQEWVKPKNKVLSNKKSRFSCGTMVEVRVKGTDVWVPSVIVKEMGNRKSFVVKSLKNLSWSDDGGEAPKPNITVDSSSIRLTPPTVSVERFGLMESVEVFIDPGWRSGTVTSILCENRYTVCLKGENGSLVFKHDALRPSEETIAKLVLQNTSEVNGEKEKEVPDEHSREDDSRKRKRGEVEHNPDLSETETATETESVSSLTESGTEEFTVQPESNEEVNNDETMRIVVLPFAKESSLWLELETKLVFQRAPQQTPHFSPLVGKPEVSREGRALGMMLTFSKLVESFNDLEPDVPMSQLDSFRESFAELRKQGFDVSAPLARINKLLGIKSKQLKEMVKRNGLEGEMMALKHKIVELERQQVALREESETAYRNLSQMESRARDPGVVLDNLESEFRATSSAPW
- the LOC130496704 gene encoding protein SINE2-like, with the protein product MGRNLGSAFRQELANLDKDPDTYKTAMSNLRTIVKDLDSKVIHAFLTQVSETKEIGSDSGGGYTVSLFEDLARAHGVKISPHVETIMLVIVRTLSSCGGSLSVQQACSKAVAAIARYGIDPATAEDKKRNVIHSLCKPLSDSLIDSHHQQHLALGSALCLKSLVDCDSWRYASNEMVNSVCQSLAVALEATSSEAESHLALVIALAKRNAFIVEAYARLLVKSGLRILELGVVEGDAQKRVLAVQMLNFLMKYLNPKSISSEVELVLQEMEKHMEDEVYFVRMAVHDTLGTAERLIREADSSVKSTTPSLRSRNRSYVNDQEDDYNQETGSRNQIQFSGDEDDNMESVCFHQRNRSSEFNESVCSRTNRPRSSRRNRRKRQSERSRHGFTQDSFTVLLENREQLRQYSESSSSSSPIHERSGTTTPTEDICEKLKIDLESEAKVKREEIVTESTRRDRSKKSVLRWGLSFFSVVLAGLASFMWVHLQDDVMMPHLVPT
- the LOC130496701 gene encoding DUF724 domain-containing protein 2-like; the encoded protein is MKPGDEIEVSSDEEGFKGSWSRAILEDPLPQSGTKKLNVSLLANDGGSTTTTRKATYRRFLRPIPPENLFTAAVEFEEGCVVEASKRGGWWTGLVFKKINHEDVVWVYFNSPPDLLQFKTGQLRQHFDWVKQEWIRPKNKVFLSNKQSTFRCGTMVEVRLNDDDDVWVPSVIVKEMVSRKSFIVKPLKYLSWDDDGEESKPNRTVGLSSIRLTPPPLTVSAKRYGLMESVEVFIDPGWRQGRVKGVLCDNSYTVCLKGGNESLLFKHDDIRPSQDSVLRNTSQVTAADTPQTSLSAEENGEMEVSEEHSRGDDNRKRKRGEVEHNPDLSETTATASVSSLTSSPASTATALNQTETGTEEITVQPESSEECNIRKRTREHNLGSSTPVVQPKDTTLVLPFVKKSPFWKILETSEVFQRAPQSPHFSPLVKESKEQFREGLAFGMMLTYSSLLESFKDLEPHVPISELNSLKASLAELEKHGFSVSAPLARINKLLSLKETQLKKMEERNSFNREIMALEEGVGEMEHKILELERQQVALKEQRDAAYQNVCQIQSFARDNGIELDNLESEFKATSSAPWGET
- the LOC108811408 gene encoding DUF724 domain-containing protein 2 isoform X1, with product MKRGDEIEVYSDEEGLKGSWFRAILEDPLPKYGTKKLNVSLLANDGGSTTTPKTTYRRFLRPITPESLFAAAAEFEEGCVVEASRGGGWWTGVVVKKINHEDDVVWVYFDSPPVLFQFQTGQVRQHFDWVKQEWVKPKNKVLSNKKSRFSCGTMVEVRVKGTDVWVPSVIVKEMGNRKSFVVKSLKNLSWSDDGGEAPKPNITVDSSSIRLTPPTVSVERFGLMESVEVFIDPGWRSGTVTSILCENRYTVCLKGENGSLVFKHDALRPSEETIAKLVLQNTSEVNGEKEKEVPDEHSREDDSRKRKRGEVEHNPDLSETETATETESVSSLTESGTEEFTVQPESNEEVNNDETMRIVVLPFAKESSLWLELETKLVFQRAPQQTPHFSPLVGKPEVSREGRALGMMLTFSKLVESFNDLEPDVPMSQLDSFRESFAELRKQGFDVSAPLARINKLLGIKSKQLKEMVKRNGLEGEMMALKHKIVELERQQVALREESETAYRNLSQMESRARDPGVVLDNLESEFRATSSAPWGEA